The nucleotide sequence TTGCTTATAATGGGGTAATATACTAATAAATTTCTCAATGGTTTCTTTTAAGCTAAGCTTACTTCTCCCTCCAGCAGCATTAATATGACCGCCTCCATTAAAATGGTTACGAGCAAATTCGTTAACATCAAATCCATCTTTAGAACGGAAAGATATTTTAATAATACCTTCTTGGTTGTGCTCTATAAAAATAACAGCAAATTTTACATCTTTAACAGAAAGCGCATAATTTACAACCCCTTCTGTATCTCCTTTTTTAAAATTAAAACGATTTAGCTCTTCTTGAGATAAACTAATATAGGCAGTGTTTAATTTTGGTAACACTTTTAAATTATCTAATGCTTTTCCTAATAATTGTAAACGAAAGTAACTGTTAGTGTCGTATACATTATTGTGTATTTGAGCATTGTCAGCACCTTTGTCTATAAGGTTTGCAATAACTCGATGTGTTGTACTACTAGTGGATCTGAATCTAAAAGAACCTGTATCTGTCATAATACCAACATATAATGCTGTAGCTATGTTAACATCAATTTTATCTGTATCATCTAACATTTCTATAAAATGATAAATCATTTGACAAGTCGAACAAATTGAAACATCAGAATACAAATATTTTGCATAATCATCAGGTTGTTGATGATGATCTATTAAAATTTTAATGGCTTTAGCTTTAGTTAAAACAGTTTCCATATCACCAGTTCTATGCAATGCATTAAAATCTAACGTAAATATAATTTCTGCTTCTGCTATTAAATTTGTGGATTTTTCTACAGTACTTTCATATTTTAAGATCGTACCCTCCCCAGGAATCCATTTTAAAAATTGAGGATAATCATTTGGAAGAATAACAGTAGCATTATGACCACTTTGTTTTAGATAATGATATAAACCTAAAGAAGAGCCAATAGCATCACCATCAGGATTTTTATGAGCGACGATTACGATGCGTTTAGGTGACGCTAATAATTGTTTTATTTCAGAAATATCTGTTTTTGTCATAAGCAGCGAATATACAATTTTAATGACAGATGCTTAACTAGTGATATGCTACTTTTGTATAAAATTAACCTTTTACATACTTTGTAAAAAGCGATTTTATAATTCAAATAATTGATATGAAAATTTGAAAAGAAAAGAATGCTTTGCATCAAGTTTTAATACAAAACTATTAATACTTGCTAATTTATATAAAAGCATTATTTTTGCGCAAAATTAAAACTATATAATGGCAACAAATAGAACATTTACAATGCTTAAACCTGATTCTGTAGAAAAAGGGAATATTGGCGCAATATTAGAAAAAATTAATGCTTCAGGATTTAGAATTGTGGCAATGAAATTAACGCAAATGACTATAGCAGATGCAGAAGCATTTTATGCAGTACATAACGAACGTCCATTTTTTGGAGAGCTTGTAGAGTATATGACAAGAGGACCAATAGTAGCTGCTATTTTAGAAAAAGATAATGCTGTTGAAGATTTTAGAACTTTAATAGGTGCTACTAATCCAGCTGAAGCTGCAGAAGGGACTATTCGTAAACTATATGCTGCTTCAATAGGAGAGAATGCTGTTCATGGTAGTGATAGTGATGAGAATGCTGCTATAGAAGGTGCTTTTCATTTTTCTGGTAGAGAAATGTTTTAAAAATAAAATTACATAATAATATAAGTGTTAAAACTACAATTTTACGATTGTAGTTTTTTTATTTTAAAATAAAGAACAAGAAAAAAGCCTATCAATATTTATTGATAGGCTTTTACTTGTAATTGAAAAGTATATATCTTAGATTACTTTTACGTTTACAGCGTTCAGTCCTTTTCTTCCTTCTGTTAAGTCAAATTCAACTGCATCACCCTCACGAATTTCATCGATTAGTCCAGAAATGTGTACGAAATGTTCTTTGTTTGTGTCATCTTCAGTGATAAATCCAAATCCTTTTGAATCGTTGAAGAATTTTACGGTACCTTTACTCATTGTTTTAATTTAAATTATTTAATGCGACAAAGATAACATTAAATACTATAACTTTTGGTTTTTTATAAGACTTATCTTCAAAATAATCAAAGGTTTACATTAAATTAATGTTTGAAATTATTTTATAGTAGACAACAATCTAAGTATCATAATACTTAAGCTTGTTAATTACTAAATTTATTTTTTAAAAAGTTTCCTACATTCAGTAGCAAAAAAGCCAGACATCCCTGCTGCGACCCCTCCAATTATACCAGTTATTAATAATAATAGTACTGAATTGCCATTAAGTGGAAGTAAAACGGCAATTTTTTTTGCTAATATAAAATCATTATTACTCCCAAGATACCATGCATATCCCATCCAAAAAACTGCAATAGATAAGAAAGGAGTAAAGAATACAGATGCTTTTTTTAAGGAGATACTAAATCCAGAAATAAAAGATGCTAACATCACACTCCACCAAGGTAGAAATTGAGAAAGTAAAATTGCTAATATTAGTGTTAATACAAAACTTTTTATAATACGACTCATATACTATTGTTTTGGAGTTAGAGTTTGTGTAAAACGAATATCTTCAATTTGGTTAACATCTTGGAGAAAATTAATATTAATGTATTCTCCAGCTGCCCAAGTATCGATAAAATTATCATAATACTTACTACCAGGATTTCCAGACTGCCCGCCAGGATAAATTCCTAAAGCCTTAGGTGGAGAAGACATTTCTACAATCATACGCCATGATGGTCCATGATTTTTGCTTGTAGCATTTACGATACCACTATTGCCCCCAATTGGTAAATTAAATCTTGAAAAAGCGGGTAAGCCTTGAAGTAAATGACCTACATAAGTTGCTTTATAAGCACCCCAATTGTAATCACCATTTTTACTTTTCCAAGTATTTAAACGCTTTGCTGCATTTTTAAAACTAATTAAAAACAAATCTCTAGCGGTTTCTTTTTTACTAGTTTCTACAATGTCCATAAACTCATTATCTGGATCATTTTTAAGAAGTTCTATAGTTCGATAGCTAAATGGATAATCTAATTCAGTATCTTGATCTCTCATTTCATCCCATAACAAGATAAATAGCCTGTTCCACCAAACTTCCCATATTGTTGGAGCAAGCTTGTTAATCTCATTATAAAAATCCCATTGTTGCACTTCACTTAATAGAAGTTCTTCTTCTTCTGTTAAACCTGAAACATCCATTGTTGCGATCATGTACGGTAATAACTCGGCAGCTTTAAGATTAAAATTGTTATTGTGTAAATCTTTAAAATCTTGAATATTAAATGTTTCTTTTGATCTGAAAAAATTATTGATCACTCGACTTCTAGATGTATCGTAACCATCATTAAAATAGTAATATGGATAACTTTCATCGGTTGGTGATTGGTTCGCAGAACTAACAAATCCGCGTTCAGGGTTTTTTGTATGTGCATTATGTTCTTGAGGAATAAACCCTTGCCAATCATGTGTTGGTTTACTTCCGTCCATTAAAAACTTTCC is from Flavobacteriaceae bacterium and encodes:
- a CDS encoding nucleoside-diphosphate kinase yields the protein MATNRTFTMLKPDSVEKGNIGAILEKINASGFRIVAMKLTQMTIADAEAFYAVHNERPFFGELVEYMTRGPIVAAILEKDNAVEDFRTLIGATNPAEAAEGTIRKLYAASIGENAVHGSDSDENAAIEGAFHFSGREMF
- a CDS encoding cold-shock protein; this encodes MSKGTVKFFNDSKGFGFITEDDTNKEHFVHISGLIDEIREGDAVEFDLTEGRKGLNAVNVKVI
- a CDS encoding bifunctional oligoribonuclease/PAP phosphatase NrnA, translated to MTKTDISEIKQLLASPKRIVIVAHKNPDGDAIGSSLGLYHYLKQSGHNATVILPNDYPQFLKWIPGEGTILKYESTVEKSTNLIAEAEIIFTLDFNALHRTGDMETVLTKAKAIKILIDHHQQPDDYAKYLYSDVSICSTCQMIYHFIEMLDDTDKIDVNIATALYVGIMTDTGSFRFRSTSSTTHRVIANLIDKGADNAQIHNNVYDTNSYFRLQLLGKALDNLKVLPKLNTAYISLSQEELNRFNFKKGDTEGVVNYALSVKDVKFAVIFIEHNQEGIIKISFRSKDGFDVNEFARNHFNGGGHINAAGGRSKLSLKETIEKFISILPHYKQDLN